One Dromiciops gliroides isolate mDroGli1 chromosome 3, mDroGli1.pri, whole genome shotgun sequence DNA segment encodes these proteins:
- the LOC122745680 gene encoding mitochondrial import inner membrane translocase subunit Tim8 B-like: MVELVEAEEPELQHLVAAEQQKAQFTTQVHHFVDLYLDKCVEKPGSHLDAQTKNCLASCIDQFIDTTLTITSRFAQIVQKRSQ; the protein is encoded by the coding sequence ATGGTGGAATTGGTGGAGGCCGAAGAGCCTGAACTGCAGCATTTGGTGGCGGCAGAACAGCAGAAGGCGCAGTTCACTACACAGGTACACCACTTCGTGGATTTGTACTTGGATAAATGCGTTGAAAAACCAGGAAGTCATCTAGATGCTCAAACTAAAAATTGCCTTGCCAGTTGCATTGACCAATTCATTGATACTACTCTTACCATCACAAGCCGGTTTGCTCAGATTGTGCAGAAAAGGAGCCAGTAG
- the LOC122750428 gene encoding putative olfactory receptor 10D4 codes for MEMKNYTVVTEFILLGIPETVGLETVLFVLFLSLYLCTLSGNVLILMAIISSSRLHTPMYFFLGNLSIFDMSFSSVTSPKMLFYLSGQTPAISFQGCAAQLFFYHFLGCTECFLYTVMAYDRFVAICHPLRYTVIMNHRVCSILATSTWIGGCIHATILTSLTFQLPYCDPNQVGYYFCDIPAVLPLACADTSLAQKVSFTNVGLLSLICFFLILISYTRIGISISRIHSTEGRRRAFSTCSAHLTAILCAYGPVIIIYLQPTPSPLLGSVVQILNNLVTPMLNPLIYSLRNKDVKFALNKVLYKMGLIVENE; via the coding sequence ATGGAAATGAAGAACTACACAGTTGTGACTGAGTTCATCCTGCTGGGAATCCCTGAAACAGTGGGGCTGGAGACGGTGCTCTTTGTTCTCTTCTTATCTTTGTACCTGTGCACCCTGTCAGGGAATGTGCTCATCCTCATGGCTATCATTTCTTCCTCTCGCCTTCATACCCCTATGTATTTTTTCCTGGGAAACCTGTCTATATTTGACATGAGTTTCTCCTCAGTTACCTCACCCAAAATGTTGTTCTATCTTTCTGGTCAGACACCAGCCATCTCTTTCCAGGGGTGTGCAGCCCAGTTGTTCTTCTACCATTTCCTGGGCTGCACTGAGTGCTTCCTGTATACAGTAATGGCATATGACCGCTTTGTTGCCATCTGTCACCCTCTACGTTACACAGTTATCATGAATCATAGGGTGTGCTCCATCCTAGCAACAAGTACCTGGATAGGTGGGTGTATTCACGCTACTATCCTGACCTCCCTTACTTTCCAGTTACCTTATTGTGACCCCAACCAAGTAGGCTACTACTTTTGTGACATTCCTGCTGTCTTACCTCTGGCCTGTGCAGATACTTCCTTAGCCCAGAAGGTTAGTTTCACTAATGTTGGTCTTTTGTCTCTCATATGcttctttctcattctcatttcttacaCTCGCATTGGGATCTCTATATCAAGAATACATTCTACAGAAGGTAGACGAAGAGCCTTTTCTACCTGCAGTGCACACCTCACAGCAATCCTTTGTGCCTATGGACCCGTCATCATCATCTACCTACAACCCACTCCCAGTCCCTTGCTTGGCTCAGTGGTTCAGATATTAAATAATCTTGTGACCCCCATGTTGAACCCCCTGATCTATAGTTTAAGGAATAAGGATGTGAAATTTGCCCTCaacaaagtgttatataaaatgGGGCTCATTGTTGAGAATGAATAA